The DNA window ACTCTACAAATCACACTTTATCATATACAATAATAGTACTAGTGGTTAGTAATTTTCTACTCTATTTAGTGGAAAAACTAAGCAAAATACACATCTTCAAATATAATACAAAATCTGAAAACCACTAAAATAGTTTCAGTGGAAAAAAACTAATTACTAGTAGTAGTTACTATCGGTAATTAGTAATTAGTATAAATTACATTAGAGGCATGGCGCTTCAATAACTGCACCTTCCTCATAATCTGTTACTACTATATTAGGCCAAAGAAGCTAACTCGGACGAGTCGACTCACTACCAGCACTGATCCGTTTCCCATTTCCGACTAGAGTAGCCGGACCTCATCGACAACGGCCGTTGTCGCCGGAAAAGGCTCCGGTCATAATTAGCACGTTTATCAGGATCCGAGAGCGTGGAGTAAGCAGCGTGAATTTTCATGAAGTCATCCGCCGACGAGTTTTTCCGGTCATTCGCCGCCACGTCAGGGTGGCAGACTCTGGCAAGTCGACGGTACGCAGATTTGATCTCTTGTACAGAAGCACCTGCTTGTACACCGAGGATCTCGTAGAGCGAAGCAGGAGAAGCGTTCGTGTTCGTGTTAATGTTCAGATACGAAGCTCTTGGTTGTTCCGTCCATGTAGAGCGAGGTTCAGCGGTGGCGGTAGCGCTAGCGGTGATGAGAAACGGCCGATATCTGACGCGGCAGGGAGGCGGAGATACGGTGGTGTTAACGCCGGCGGCGTAGAGAGAAGaaggaagagagagagaagaaagcaTGATTGTAATTGTTTGGTTAAGTCGTTATGAGAAGTTGAGATTTGGGAATGGAGAAAGAAAATGGGATTAGGGTTCCTTTTATACAGAAAAGGGAATGTGTGGGTCCCGTTATGGAAAAAAGCCGTGGCTATGTTGCGTTTGTTTTTTGCTAAGCACATTGAAAACTTATCCGATGGGTGTTTTTGTAGGATCCATGCTGACTCAGAATGTACTACTTGGCTTTACCTTATCTCTTTTTTCTACTTTTATTGAATGCTTCATTTACAACAATTTGTTCATTCATACTAGTGTTTGGTATCATGTGTGCTATCATGATTTTTGTTTAAACTTTAGTGTTGGTTTTTGCAAAATATGGATTATTGTGTTGATTAGAGAGTGATGAAGAAGTTAACCAAATTGATTAGATAAAGTGATGAGTATTGAGTTCCACTTCATTTTGAAGTAAATGTGAAACTTGTAAGTATTTTAATCCTCAAGTTAATATGAaaatgagtgaaatgaacaaaataatttttttttgtattcttTTAATAAATTTGTGTCAACATATTTAATATGGACAAAATGTATTTATTTGTCCTTTGAAACAATGAGATAACATTTTCAACTTTTAATAGGTTGAATTTTAATGATGTGTTTGAATGAGataacttctt is part of the Vicia villosa cultivar HV-30 ecotype Madison, WI linkage group LG2, Vvil1.0, whole genome shotgun sequence genome and encodes:
- the LOC131652027 gene encoding chaperone protein dnaJ 11, chloroplastic-like, whose translation is MLSSLSLPSSLYAAGVNTTVSPPPCRVRYRPFLITASATATAEPRSTWTEQPRASYLNINTNTNASPASLYEILGVQAGASVQEIKSAYRRLARVCHPDVAANDRKNSSADDFMKIHAAYSTLSDPDKRANYDRSLFRRQRPLSMRSGYSSRKWETDQCW